One genomic window of Gaiellales bacterium includes the following:
- a CDS encoding zinc-binding dehydrogenase, translating to MSQVRAAVVHAPGRFAVESFPQPDPEPGAALLRMHYSGICGTDKHTWRGESLQYAGTDHEREAAYPLICGHENVGVIEALGPGDPPVDADGTPLGVGDRVVPAPNLTCGRCRFCLSETAPYYLCTALEDYGNSLTCVRPPHLLGGWSELMYLLPGTRIFRVPDDLPSELAALTELLAVTNGLDRARAVPGGFGFGDTVAVLGVGPLGLMHLAKAELMGAGRLVAVDVLPERLDHARTFGAELVLDASRTSREERIEAVRAATAGLGADLVCSCSGLAESMIEALDLVRPGGTVIEAGAFVDMGPVPINPNSQVCIPGVTILGVGGETLDQYRPSLDMLARHRDRLPFARAITHRVGLDEVGDALELAQTGAAMKVLVAPNG from the coding sequence ATGAGCCAGGTCCGCGCCGCCGTCGTCCACGCCCCGGGGCGGTTCGCCGTCGAGTCGTTCCCGCAGCCGGATCCCGAGCCGGGAGCGGCGCTCCTGCGCATGCACTACTCCGGCATCTGCGGTACCGACAAGCACACGTGGCGGGGCGAGAGTCTGCAGTACGCCGGCACCGACCACGAGCGCGAGGCTGCCTACCCGCTGATCTGCGGCCACGAGAACGTGGGCGTCATCGAGGCGCTCGGGCCCGGCGACCCGCCGGTCGACGCCGACGGCACGCCGCTCGGGGTCGGCGACCGGGTCGTGCCGGCGCCCAACCTGACCTGTGGCCGCTGCCGCTTCTGTCTCAGCGAGACGGCGCCCTACTACCTGTGCACCGCGCTCGAGGACTACGGCAACTCGCTCACCTGCGTGCGCCCGCCGCACCTGCTCGGCGGCTGGTCGGAGCTGATGTACCTGCTGCCCGGAACGCGCATCTTCCGGGTGCCGGACGATCTGCCTTCCGAGCTGGCCGCACTCACCGAGCTGCTGGCCGTCACGAACGGGCTCGACCGGGCCCGCGCCGTCCCCGGCGGCTTCGGCTTCGGCGACACGGTGGCGGTGCTCGGCGTCGGCCCGCTGGGGCTGATGCACCTGGCCAAGGCGGAGCTGATGGGCGCCGGCCGCCTCGTCGCGGTCGACGTCCTGCCCGAGCGGCTCGACCACGCCCGCACGTTCGGCGCCGAGCTCGTCCTCGACGCATCACGGACGAGCCGGGAGGAGCGGATCGAGGCCGTGCGCGCAGCCACCGCCGGCCTCGGCGCCGACCTCGTCTGCAGCTGCTCCGGCCTCGCGGAGAGCATGATCGAGGCGCTCGACCTCGTCCGTCCAGGCGGCACCGTGATCGAGGCGGGCGCGTTCGTCGACATGGGCCCGGTGCCGATCAACCCGAACAGCCAGGTGTGCATCCCCGGCGTGACCATCCTCGGCGTCGGTGGGGAGACGCTCGACCAGTACCGCCCCTCCCTCGACATGCTGGCCCGGCACCGCGACCGGCTGCCGTTCGCGCGCGCGATCACGCACCGGGTCGGGCTGGACGAGGTCGGCGACGCGCTCGAGCTGGCTCAGACCGGCGCGGCGATGAAGGTGCTCGTCGCGCCCAATGGCTAG